From the genome of Cervus elaphus chromosome 7, mCerEla1.1, whole genome shotgun sequence:
GGCCACCAGGCTCTGAGTGTAAATCTGttagaaaattctaaaggagGAATTGGAGGCAGACAACATGGTGAAAACTTGAGCTCCATCTGCCACTCTTCTCCTGTCACCACAGGCCATTCCTCTCCTCCATCCAGACCCCTCATCCCAGTTCCCTGCCAGGCAGGTGGGCAATTCCAGTACTCTATGCTTCATCTCTGTAATAGTCCAGTTCTTCAGCCCCTCAAATGGCATAGTCCCCACTTTCTCTATTCTTTATGgatcctccctgcccatcacagcTCATTGGAACAATCCAGGCCACTCCCCCAGCTCCATGGAGTGATCCAAATTGTGTCCCTCTGAATAGAATGCCGACCAGCCTCCTCTAGGCCCAACTATGAACACCAACCTAACACTTGGTGGCATCCTGTCATTACAATGCTGCTTCCCATTCTTGATCCCTGTCCATTAACTCTTGCCTTTCCAGGATGGTGTCAGGCTGTGTTTACCCATCCCTGCgacccctgcccccccaccccttgGGTCAGCCCCATACCTCACCAAGAGCCCCCACGCGCAGCTGCTGTTGCTGAGCCTCCCTCAGACGGCCCTCATACCAGGCCTGGCTATGCTCCAGCAGCTCCAGCCCCTGCCAAAGGGCGTCCTGCTCCCGCTCCAGTGCCTGCATCCTCTGCAGCTGAAAAGGCAAGGAGCAAAGGCTGACTCACTCTACAGCAGGGCGACAGGCCATGCTTGGCTTCACTGTGTGGTTGGGTTCACTGTCTGATCACTGACCATGAGCCCAGACTGGCCAGTGAGGACCGGCAGGGCGAGTGAAAGCAGGGGGCTGGAGCTGTGAGTCCTCAAAATTGACGGGGACTGTAGGAGACTGATCTAGGGAAGTGGGCTTCCCCAGGATTTCTTGTGGGACTGATACTCACCCAGAGGAAGAAGCTCCGGGCCCCTGGGTCTTGGCGACTTGTCTCCAGTGGCAGCAACAGAACTGTGTAGGGGGCTTGCACCAGGGGCCACCCACCAGGACCCCGGCTCCCCATGGCTCTGAGGTGGGAAGGGTGGAGCCACGCCCACTGGTGCAGGGCTGGGCCCTCCCTTTCCCCCAGCCTTGTTCTGGTCCTGCCTAGTCTTTTGGCCTCTCAGAGCCCTTCCAGCTGGGTCTGTCTGAGGCCGGGGTGTTCCTACTTTGAGGGAAAAGAACATCTTGGACTTCTGTCTTCCCTCTCATCTGTTTTTGTAGGGCCTGTTGCAGTGGCTGGTTCTCAGAAAGTCCCCCGGGTAGAGCCCAAGGCCTCCCTCCAGCAGTGATACTGTATTTACAGTGAGGCAAGGCAGGTTCCTCTATAGACTGCTGCTTCCTGTTTCATCTCTTTCCTACTTGCTTCACTTTTTTTTGGCTGGTCTAAGAAAACAACAACTTTCTCCAAAATGAGCTTTATTATTAACATGAAACAGAATTTCCAGGGAAACTGAGAACTCTGGGTCTGAGGGAGGTAAGgaaacaaggaggcctggcagtGTTCAGGGGTTTGGgacctggaggagggcccaggaAGGACTCTCAGAGGATGGTGGTGGCAGCAGGCAGCACCTCCTGACTCATGAAAACGTCCAGGTCCAGGctgggatcttccaaatccagttTCAGAAACTTATCTACTAATGTCTGGCAactgaagggagagaaaagaagtgaggtttgggggaggatggataaCAGAGTCCCTGAGCAGAGGGGAGAGGATGCAGCACAGGAAATCCATGACCTTGAGAATTTAGGAATTTCAGGAAGAAACTGTGAATTGTTAAAGGGCAAAGAGGCTGTCTAAGTCCCTGGAGGGGGCAGAGGAGCTGCAGAATATGGACCCTGAGAACAAGGACCCAGGGCCTGCACTCACTTTTCCATTTGCTTCTCCTTTAGCAGCTCCTTGACAGGTTTGATGGGCTTTCCACTGCGGATCAAGTCCGAAACCTGGGACCAAGGAGgaaggggtaggggtggggttgGGTATTGGGTAAGAGAAGAGAAAGTATGGGTCAGAAATTCCATGGGCCCAGAAATCCAGACCCCTGAGAGAAGCAGGGACAGTGAATGGAGGTGGTTGCTCTTTGGGCCCCACCTGCTTGCCTCGAGCAATGAGTTTCTCAGGAAGCCCAGCCTGCGCAGCTGTGTGGGAGGCGTGGCTGGCACAGGCAACACCTTCGCAAACTTGATAGAAGAAGACAAGGTCGTTCCCATCCTCACAGGTCTCCATGGTcttcaaagagaataaaagaggGCAGTGTTCAGTCATTCTGCTTCCTGCCCCAATACCCTTGGTCAGTCACTGTTGAGAGTAAGAAACGGGAAGGGACAAGGTCCCTGTTCTGATGCAGGAGCCAGTTCCCAGCTCTGGGAAATGCTCAGCCTCGGGGTCCTTGGGGAGCTGGGTAGGTCTCCTCACCAAGTACTGCACAAGCGGCCCCTGCGGCAGCAGCTGCAGCTGAACAAGGCTCAGAAAGTTGGTGGCCACAAAGACATTGGGACACGTGGGTCCGAGTGCCAGCCAGTGTCGGATCACGGCAGCCAGCAGCGCGAGCCCATCCACCTGCGAGGAGTGCAGGGCAGCGCAGGGTGAAGGTGTGGAGCCACAGGGCCCCGTGCGCCCCCTCTTCCTGCCGGGCCTTCCCCCCTCACGCCCACACACCCCTATTCTTTTCCAGAggcccagccctcccctcctgctcctccgCCCTCCATTTTCCTCTCCTTAGTTCCTTACCGTGTTGGTTCCCTTTCCGAATTCATCCACAAGGACCAGCGAGCGCTCAGTGGCATTGTTCACCGCTTTCGCCACCTGCTGGGCACCCGGTGGATAAGGGAGAGTTTCAACATTCAAGGCCTGGCACTGAGTGCCAGTAGGCACTTTACTCAAGTGCCTACGAGTAAAGCTGCTTAAATACGTGTCCACCCTACCGAACTGCAAGTTCTTTAATGGCAAGACCCATGTTTTATTCATCCTTTCACTGACAACAGCGCGTCACACAAAGCCAGGGACTGGCAAAGGCTCATGGTATTGATTCTCCTGGTTTCTGAATTGGGTGCTCCCTGCCCCTAGCATAGAGAACAGGCAGCAGAAGGAAAGCTTTTTCTGTTCTGACCATTTTTCAGGGCTAGGGTTCCTTCCCCAttaccccctcccccaaccctgcctcCTCTTAACCTGGTTGAGGTCGATCATGAAGGTGGAAAGGCCAAGGGAGATGGATTCACAGCTGTGAATTCGGGTGAAGATGGCGTCTACTGCCCCAATTTCAGCTTCCTCTGCCGGCACAAAGCTGCCCACCAGGGCCATGAATGTGATCAAGCCTACCTGAATAAGGGAGGAGACAGGTACAGTGCCTGGTGGTATGGGCTGAGGTGAAGGTGAGGCTAATCTCAGGGGAGAATGATAGATCAAGATAGAGGGACACAGTTTAACAGCCCCTTCGGCTCACTTTAGAGTAAGTGAAAAGGGGCAGGAAGTAGGCAGAGGCATGCTTAGGAACCGTGTGGATCTCCTCaagaggtgggagaggaggatTCAGGTCAGAGGATGGTCATCAGCACACAGCCCTCCCTCAGGTAGAGAATGAGAACATGTAAGGGAGAGGGACAGCAGGTGTGAGTCTTTTCATGACACGTGGGGTCAGAGCAAAGTGGAGAAGAGCTGTGGGAACCTTGGTTGATTGGCAGGTGGGGGGTGGAGATGATGGAGAAGAGATTGCAGAGATTCATCTACCTGTTTGAGGTATATGCTCTTCCCTGAGGAGTTGGGTCCAGTGATGACTTTGACCCTCCCTGTGTCCCCCCCGCACTCTGCAGAGTTGGGCACGAAGGTTCGGGCACAGAGTTCCATCAGCGGATGCCTGTAGCCGGTGGAAAATTACCTTGCATGTGGCCTGTGGATCCAGAAGATGGGGCCTTTGGACCCCCCGCCCCGTGTCTATTCCTCCACCCATTTCTGTCCTCACCTGCCATTCTGGATTCGTACCCCGAGGAGCTGTGGGGAGTAACGGGGCCTTGAGTAGCCGTAGTCCCGGGCGGCACTGGCAAGAGCTAACAGGACGTCCAGGCGGGAGGCAAGGTCCAACACCCGGGTCAAGATGGCTGCCCGTGCCAGCACCTGGCATTGCAGCTGGTGCATCAGCAGAGTCTCCTggtctgggggcaggggagggaaggagctGGTGTCAGCTCCAGGGGAGAGCAAAGCAGAGACAAAGAAGCCAGCAGACGAACCTAGAAACCATCTGAAATCCCAGAGATACTCAGAAAAGGCAGagtcagagagagggagagggaataGCAGGAAGGAAAGGAGCCTATCAGAATCACCTCCACGCTGCCCGGTCCGCTCCAGCCACTCGCTTCTCCTCACCCCGGATGTCACAGTGCAGGTCCCCCAGCAGTGCGTCCAGCTCCTTGGTTCGAGCACTTCGATAGTGCAGCTTCTCTTCTGAGAGGAACTGGGTACAAGGGTTCAAAGCTATTGGCTTTGCATCTCTCCAtcctcatcctctctcaccccaccccagccctggccttgatttctttctcctttgtctcaGAGCTGGTAAAGATACAACAATGAAAGAGGGATCCCACACTGGGCAGAGCTGATGGGGAAACGCCCTCCCTCAGCTGCTGATTGCCTTTCCTTATTGCCCCCTACAGAGGTCAAGGGTCTCACCATGAAGTCCAGACCTTCAATCTCAAAGTCACTGGTCTCCACCATGGAAGGCAGGCGGGGAATAGAAAGAAGGAAGCCGATCTGAGGAGAGTAAAGAAGAGATAAAGCAAGGAGTGATGCTCTGGGCACTTTCTTTATAAGTAGCCAGAGTCCCCTGTGTCCCCCAAATGTTTCCCTCAGGGACCTAAGCACCAAAAAGTGTTCATGttcttctgatttttccaggagttTTCTTATCTATCAATGTGTCCTTCCTAAGCCTCATGTCTCCCTAACGCCCCCAGGGAGTGcaccacccctgcctcctgccctcaccaGAGGGATGTAGATGACACTGCATGAAGGAATCCGGGAGTCCAGATTCTCCAGCTCCTTCCGAGCCACCTCAGTGAGGAAACTGGGAAGTCCCATCAGTCTTCGTTTTTCTAAGAGCGTGGAAGACACGTGGATATCAAAAGTAAGGCTCCCGCCCTGGTTGCGATGATCACCCCCACTTGGAGGGGTCGCCTGCTAAGGACGGTACCCCATCGCGGGGCAGGTTCATGTTTCGGGGCTCAGGGGCCCATCCGTACACCTAACACTCACTCTCATCAATTTCAGGATCTATGTTGGGGAGGACCGTGAAGCGATTTTCAGCAAGGCTGCCCTCGAAGTCCACCTGAGGAGACAAGAAATCCAGGTTCTTTCCATCCAGCATGATCTCGTCCTATTCCTCACCTCTACCTGGGCCCCAACTTGCCCTTCAGTCCTGGCTTTAACCCTGACCCTCTAGGCCTTCAAGCACACCCCTGATGTCTGCCATCCCATCTTCTGGCCATCCAGCTGACCTCAGTGTCTCCCATGCATCCTCGTTTTCCACACCATATTCCCCAGAGCTCCCACCCGTTGCTCTCCATTATTTAGATCCATCTCTCCCCCCTAGTTTCCCAGGAGATCTGCCTCTTTCCTTCCACTCACCACTTTCCCAATGAGGCTGGCAATGTGGTGCAGGTCATCTGAGAACTCTTGGGCAATGTCCCGGAAGAGCTGAATGGACTGGGGCAGGGAGCGGCAGGCATCCCTCAGGCCCAGGGCACTGTACACTGTCTGTGggagaaatggacagaggagggtggcCCATACCCAGGCCGGGCTGAGGCGAGGGGACAGGGCTGGATGGAGAAGGACAAAGACCAATAGGAAAAAACATAATAACAGAGACAGAGGAGCTctcaaagacaaaaaagaaaccaagagaaAATAGCATCTGCAAAATTCTTCACCAGGCATCACACTAAACTCTGAGACTCTGAAGACAACAAAGACAGCAGGGTCCCTTGTCCCACATGGGCTCTCAGTCTAGTGAGGAAGACAGACATATACccagaagatttaaaaataaagtggtaGGTGCTTTGATAGAGATTTGTACAATGTCCCAAGAGAGAAGTTTGtacagaggaaggagaaggagaaataggGATATGAAAGGCAGAGAAGAAGCAGATAGGCAGTAGGGGCAATGCCAGCATTTGGGTGAGAGAGCACAAAGACAGGAAGGGTGAGAGTCACTGAGAGTTCCCAGCGTGAAGGTCAGTGACCTGGGGTGGCTGCTCTAACCAGGGATTAGATTGAGTGCACAGACCCAATCCAAAGGACATTTACTGAACCTTACTCTGTGCCAAAGgacatatagaatatataaatcaAAGGGCTTATAATCTAGCCCTGATGGAAACAAACAAGTAGCAAAAACAATGGCTACTCACAAAAAAGACTGATCAAATTGTGGAACTAACTAAAATTACTAAAGAAGTTCACAGAATAAGACtaacatggggcttccccggtggcttagtggtaaagaatcctcctgccaatgcagtagatacaggtctgatccctggtctaggaagatctcacatgccttggagcaactaagcccaagtaaCTGAGCCTGTGCCAGTGCacagctattgagtctgtgctctaaaACCTGGgagaggtttcccaggtggcagagtggtaaagaatccacctgcagtgcaggagatgtgggtttgatccctgagtcgggaagatcccctggagaaagaaatggcaacccattccagtattcttcttttttttcattccagtattcttgcctggagaatcccataggcagaggggcctggtgggctacagtccatgagggtgcaaagagtt
Proteins encoded in this window:
- the SAPCD1 gene encoding suppressor APC domain-containing protein 1 isoform X1, whose protein sequence is MGSRGPGGWPLVQAPYTVLLLPLETSRQDPGARSFFLWLQRMQALEREQDALWQGLELLEHSQAWYEGRLREAQQQQLRVGALGENFLTDLHSEPGGPQLAQIQRVNICLQNLLQGKFFPHSPNKASSCTTQDWKGRPRKQDMWWQQVSGGGGGGRSPGRPAVGVRNTDVQTISLLFSRRCQSSRKEAFSQQG
- the SAPCD1 gene encoding suppressor APC domain-containing protein 1 isoform X2, which codes for MGSRGPGGWPLVQAPYTVLLLPLETSRQDPGARSFFLWLQRMQALEREQDALWQGLELLEHSQAWYEGRLREAQQQQLRVGALGENFLTDLHSEPGGPQLAQIQRVNICLQNLLQGKFFPHSPNKASSCTTQDWKGRPRKQDMWWQQEMSKQQKGGIQPTGVMAQPGCPHGRRGPTRV
- the MSH5 gene encoding mutS protein homolog 5 isoform X1; this translates as MASVAATPARTPNGPGPGEASASFPTVASVPGPREPEEEEEEEPAEIHLCVLWNSGYLGIAYYDTSDSTIHFMPDAPDHESLKLLQRVLDEIDPRSVVTSAKQDENMTRFLGKLASQEHREPKRPEIIFLPNVDFGLEISKQRLLSGNYSFIPDSMTTTEKILFLSSIIPFDSLLMVRALGGLLKFLGRRRIGVELEDYNVSVPILGFKKFVLTHLVSIDQDTYSVLQIFKSESHPSVYKVASGLKEGLSLFGILNRCRCKWGEKLLRLWFTRPTQDLGELNSRLDVIQFFLLPQHLDMAQMMHRLLGHIKNVPLILKRMKLSHTKVSDWQVLYKTVYSALGLRDACRSLPQSIQLFRDIAQEFSDDLHHIASLIGKVVDFEGSLAENRFTVLPNIDPEIDEKKRRLMGLPSFLTEVARKELENLDSRIPSCSVIYIPLIGFLLSIPRLPSMVETSDFEIEGLDFMFLSEEKLHYRSARTKELDALLGDLHCDIRDQETLLMHQLQCQVLARAAILTRVLDLASRLDVLLALASAARDYGYSRPRYSPQLLGVRIQNGRHPLMELCARTFVPNSAECGGDTGRVKVITGPNSSGKSIYLKQVGLITFMALVGSFVPAEEAEIGAVDAIFTRIHSCESISLGLSTFMIDLNQVAKAVNNATERSLVLVDEFGKGTNTVDGLALLAAVIRHWLALGPTCPNVFVATNFLSLVQLQLLPQGPLVQYLTMETCEDGNDLVFFYQVCEGVACASHASHTAAQAGLPEKLIARGKQVSDLIRSGKPIKPVKELLKEKQMENCQTLVDKFLKLDLEDPSLDLDVFMSQEVLPAATTIL
- the MSH5 gene encoding mutS protein homolog 5 isoform X3 — its product is MASVAATPARTPNGPGPGEASASFPTVASVPGPREPEEEEEEEPAEIHLCVLWNSGYLGIAYYDTSDSTIHFMPDAPDHESLKLLQRGLEISKQRLLSGNYSFIPDSMTTTEKILFLSSIIPFDSLLMVRALGGLLKFLGRRRIGVELEDYNVSVPILGFKKFVLTHLVSIDQDTYSVLQIFKSESHPSVYKVASGLKEGLSLFGILNRCRCKWGEKLLRLWFTRPTQDLGELNSRLDVIQFFLLPQHLDMAQMMHRLLGHIKNVPLILKRMKLSHTKVSDWQVLYKTVYSALGLRDACRSLPQSIQLFRDIAQEFSDDLHHIASLIGKVVDFEGSLAENRFTVLPNIDPEIDEKKRRLMGLPSFLTEVARKELENLDSRIPSCSVIYIPLIGFLLSIPRLPSMVETSDFEIEGLDFMFLSEEKLHYRSARTKELDALLGDLHCDIRDQETLLMHQLQCQVLARAAILTRVLDLASRLDVLLALASAARDYGYSRPRYSPQLLGVRIQNGRHPLMELCARTFVPNSAECGGDTGRVKVITGPNSSGKSIYLKQVGLITFMALVGSFVPAEEAEIGAVDAIFTRIHSCESISLGLSTFMIDLNQVAKAVNNATERSLVLVDEFGKGTNTVDGLALLAAVIRHWLALGPTCPNVFVATNFLSLVQLQLLPQGPLVQYLTMETCEDGNDLVFFYQVCEGVACASHASHTAAQAGLPEKLIARGKQVSDLIRSGKPIKPVKELLKEKQMENCQTLVDKFLKLDLEDPSLDLDVFMSQEVLPAATTIL
- the MSH5 gene encoding mutS protein homolog 5 isoform X2, which encodes MASVAATPARTPNGPGPGEASASFPTVASVPGPREPEEEEEEEPAEIHLCVLWNSGYLGIAYYDTSDSTIHFMPDAPDHESLKLLQRVLDEIDPRSVVTSAKQDENMTRFLGKLASQEHREPKRPEIIFLPNVDFGLEISKQRLLSGNYSFIPDSMTTTEKILFLSSIIPFDSLLMVRALGGLLKFLGRRRIGVELEDYNVSVPILGFKKFVLTHLVSIDQDTYRLWFTRPTQDLGELNSRLDVIQFFLLPQHLDMAQMMHRLLGHIKNVPLILKRMKLSHTKVSDWQVLYKTVYSALGLRDACRSLPQSIQLFRDIAQEFSDDLHHIASLIGKVVDFEGSLAENRFTVLPNIDPEIDEKKRRLMGLPSFLTEVARKELENLDSRIPSCSVIYIPLIGFLLSIPRLPSMVETSDFEIEGLDFMFLSEEKLHYRSARTKELDALLGDLHCDIRDQETLLMHQLQCQVLARAAILTRVLDLASRLDVLLALASAARDYGYSRPRYSPQLLGVRIQNGRHPLMELCARTFVPNSAECGGDTGRVKVITGPNSSGKSIYLKQVGLITFMALVGSFVPAEEAEIGAVDAIFTRIHSCESISLGLSTFMIDLNQVAKAVNNATERSLVLVDEFGKGTNTVDGLALLAAVIRHWLALGPTCPNVFVATNFLSLVQLQLLPQGPLVQYLTMETCEDGNDLVFFYQVCEGVACASHASHTAAQAGLPEKLIARGKQVSDLIRSGKPIKPVKELLKEKQMENCQTLVDKFLKLDLEDPSLDLDVFMSQEVLPAATTIL
- the MSH5 gene encoding mutS protein homolog 5 isoform X4 — its product is MPDAPDHESLKLLQRVLDEIDPRSVVTSAKQDENMTRFLGKLASQEHREPKRPEIIFLPNVDFGLEISKQRLLSGNYSFIPDSMTTTEKILFLSSIIPFDSLLMVRALGGLLKFLGRRRIGVELEDYNVSVPILGFKKFVLTHLVSIDQDTYSVLQIFKSESHPSVYKVASGLKEGLSLFGILNRCRCKWGEKLLRLWFTRPTQDLGELNSRLDVIQFFLLPQHLDMAQMMHRLLGHIKNVPLILKRMKLSHTKVSDWQVLYKTVYSALGLRDACRSLPQSIQLFRDIAQEFSDDLHHIASLIGKVVDFEGSLAENRFTVLPNIDPEIDEKKRRLMGLPSFLTEVARKELENLDSRIPSCSVIYIPLIGFLLSIPRLPSMVETSDFEIEGLDFMFLSEEKLHYRSARTKELDALLGDLHCDIRDQETLLMHQLQCQVLARAAILTRVLDLASRLDVLLALASAARDYGYSRPRYSPQLLGVRIQNGRHPLMELCARTFVPNSAECGGDTGRVKVITGPNSSGKSIYLKQVGLITFMALVGSFVPAEEAEIGAVDAIFTRIHSCESISLGLSTFMIDLNQVAKAVNNATERSLVLVDEFGKGTNTVDGLALLAAVIRHWLALGPTCPNVFVATNFLSLVQLQLLPQGPLVQYLTMETCEDGNDLVFFYQVCEGVACASHASHTAAQAGLPEKLIARGKQVSDLIRSGKPIKPVKELLKEKQMENCQTLVDKFLKLDLEDPSLDLDVFMSQEVLPAATTIL
- the MSH5 gene encoding mutS protein homolog 5 isoform X5 — translated: MTTTEKILFLSSIIPFDSLLMVRALGGLLKFLGRRRIGVELEDYNVSVPILGFKKFVLTHLVSIDQDTYSVLQIFKSESHPSVYKVASGLKEGLSLFGILNRCRCKWGEKLLRLWFTRPTQDLGELNSRLDVIQFFLLPQHLDMAQMMHRLLGHIKNVPLILKRMKLSHTKVSDWQVLYKTVYSALGLRDACRSLPQSIQLFRDIAQEFSDDLHHIASLIGKVVDFEGSLAENRFTVLPNIDPEIDEKKRRLMGLPSFLTEVARKELENLDSRIPSCSVIYIPLIGFLLSIPRLPSMVETSDFEIEGLDFMFLSEEKLHYRSARTKELDALLGDLHCDIRDQETLLMHQLQCQVLARAAILTRVLDLASRLDVLLALASAARDYGYSRPRYSPQLLGVRIQNGRHPLMELCARTFVPNSAECGGDTGRVKVITGPNSSGKSIYLKQVGLITFMALVGSFVPAEEAEIGAVDAIFTRIHSCESISLGLSTFMIDLNQVAKAVNNATERSLVLVDEFGKGTNTVDGLALLAAVIRHWLALGPTCPNVFVATNFLSLVQLQLLPQGPLVQYLTMETCEDGNDLVFFYQVCEGVACASHASHTAAQAGLPEKLIARGKQVSDLIRSGKPIKPVKELLKEKQMENCQTLVDKFLKLDLEDPSLDLDVFMSQEVLPAATTIL